CAGAACATTTGGATATGGTCTTTCTATGACAAAGGTATTGAAACTTGGCCAACTCCTAACTCTTGGTAAAGTTATACAAAAGTAATGCAGGAAAATATTGAtaacatatataaatagaaaCACCTAAAAGAAATGCTAAGTCCTTTGAATTCTGAAAATTAGACTCAACAGAAAAGCatatcaaaatctaaaaaatgaacaTTGAAGGTACATGTGGGAAGCTGAGCCAATATAGAAGGAAAATACAGAAGCATTATTCTAAAAACTGAAAGGTATTAAGcataaaatttacatccaacaacttcaatttcttttattttgtagtaGCATGccttgaaatattttattacacACTCCAATTTCAATTCTGCCAGGCTAGCCTTCTAAAGATATTGGACTATTGTATTCCGAAGTCCAGAATGCCCTCATATTAGCAATGGGTAGAGACAAATTGGGTGGACAATGTGTATGGAATCCTTGAAAGGTAAATCCAACAGAGAACAAGGAGTATAATAATCTAGGGTTATCATCACTCTCAATTCCATGTCCTTTGATAGCTCAAAGGCATTTATACTACTTTCATGAAAGAGagcaaattataattattttcccATACTGTTTCTGCAATCAAAACGCAATTTCATAAAGATACTTACAAGCCAAGAGGAGGCCTCAATGGCAGAATAAAAGGATGCTCCAGGTATCAGGAAGTTGAATATGCCATATGTATCTGaaattaaagacaaaattatAGAATTTCTATTGTGTTCCTTATGAATATGGCTGTACGGGAAGGAGAAGGGGAAACCAGAGATAGAGATGTGTTGAACTGTGAGGAAACTTACATGCAAATCCAGACAAAATGCCACATAGGTGTCCAAGCAATGAGACATTTGATGCAAGAAGCTGGAACAGTATCAACAAGATCCATGGATACCTGGaacaaataattcaaaaaaaaaaaaaatacgtcACATCTTCAATAAATTATCTAAGGATAATACAAACAAGATAATAGAAATTAGATGAGCATTTACCATTGAGCAGGCACATGGAAGAGTCCAAAGACACTGCACAATGATGGGAAAAGGTTGTAAATCAGAAGACACCAGGAATGGATGTACTTAAGAGAAACCATGCAATGTCTactggatgatgatgatgatgataataatattgAGCCAACAGGATTCTATCATGCTTATGAAATATCATGAGGGTAAAAGTACGTGTGCAATTGCATGTATTACTAAATTAAGTATCACAAATGACCAACCTCCTCCTAGATTCTCCACTCAAACTTGTTTCAATCACGATCATAGAAAATAAGATCCCTGAAAAGCCTATTGCACACTCATTCATGAGATACAAAAAAGGATGAAAAGGATTATGCCCCACCAATAGTGcaatgagaagatgaaaaatagCATTGGTTGTAGCCAATAGAATTATCATGTACAACAAACGGACAGATCCCATAATTCTCTCCAGTTCAGAACCCAAAGGAACCAATGCCAGCATGTTGAACAGAACATGAAGCAGTGAACCATGAAAAAAGATGGATGTATAAATCCTGTAAACTGTAAACAAAAAAGAGTAAGGTTAATGACCATAAGACTGACACGTCTCACTAAAGAGAAGGGATAACCTATAAAGATCCatgaatataaaataatttaataaatacataaataagaaagaaaggTGTATAGTTTCTTCTTCATATACAAATGAAAgctactttttttctttttctttttttataattcaatagtttggGAAGGGTGGATTTGAACCTGGACGTCTTCATTGGAACACTAAGAAGcgctagttgagctacaaggctttGGGCACAAATGAAAGCTACTTTCATACCAAAATCTACTACCATCACAGATTAAATTGGAACAAAAATTTAACTTACAAAGGGAATTCCTAAAGATTTACAGGACCGGCTATGTAGTGTGTGATATAAGGCTTTGAACAGACCCTCTCCGACCCAAATATTAGATTGCAGCCTAAATGTTAGACAGGTTAAAAAAGGCTTTCATAGACATTACTCAGGACTGCTCTTAGGCTAAATATTTTATGTTCCCACAAAATTTCAGGCAGACCAAGGACTGCTATTAGCTGAGGACATGCAAGAATGACCAGAAATCATAAGACCAAAAATGAGCAACAGTTTTCTGTAGCAGATATTTTCCAAGAATATTTTTAGACTACTTTTAAAATCCTTCCCTAAGTAGCAtattgatagttgaataagtatttcaaaaagatatCTCACATATAGGAATAAATATATCTATCACAGCATAGATCCTTGCATAAAATATGAAGTGCAACAATTTTTGACctattcctttaaaaaaaaattaaagatacaTAACTAAAAATATGTTGAGATCCCATCCCCCAATATATATCACTATGAAGCCACCCCATTATATCTTCCAAGTACACCCAACATAATAGACGGATAAAGATTATCCAATGCTTAGCTTTTAAACTGCGTGCTGGATTTATACATAAGTTAATTTAAGGGGAAAAACATGAAAGTTTCAAAGGTAAACATTGCACAATTATTTCAAAAAAGGAATCATATTCAATCTGCAAGTATGTACCTTGGAAATGTGATAGAATTGCGGAGGGCAAGAAGCATATTTCAAAAAAGGAGTCATATCCAACCAAGAGACAGACCAAGTATATGATCCCACAAACAACCACCACGGCAGAAGTAAGTAATGGAATGCCATCCCACCATTGACCCAACCTAGTTTGCAATCCTGCCTGCACACCACAATGAAAAAACAATGTGAAATTAATAACTCAagagttaaagaaaaataatattctGACTAGTAAAGCACCTACCCATCCAAAAATGTGTTGATAGTGgcattttcaaaattgatgaaacAAGGATGGCATTTTTGTTTGGAAAAGGGAGATAAGCACCTTCTTACTCCATTACAATGAGGAGTCAAAATGATTATGAAGCTTATTAGCAAAAGTTCAAGGTAAGAAAAGGAGACGACATTTTTAATTACAACGACTTTGTAACATCATTTCtagggtaaattacattttaaacccCATAGTTTACAGgtggtttcaaattaaaccttacACAATAAAATGCATTTCAATTCAAACCTTAGCATGAAACTTTTGAAAGTGTGGATTTTCAGTTTAAACCAATCCTAAATTAAGggatttaaaatgtaatttacctctattttaaaatatacaCCTATATAATAGTATACTCCAAGGCAAGCCAGGTGCTCACCTAGGCATGTGTCGTGCCTCTGAACCCCTAAAGCAAGGCAACTTTAGAGAGGCACTCACCTTTAGAGCCTAGGAAAGTACTTGAGCACCTTAAGCATACTATAAGATGCTTGATGCAAGGTCCTCAATGAAacttagcaaaaaagaaaaaagagcagTTTTGTAATTTGGCaaagaaaatgtattttaatTCAAGTTAGTAGGTGACtcttggcaaaaaaaaaatcacaattaatgGAAGCTCAAAGTACCCAGGAACTCTGCAAAGGTATGAAAGGTCAAAGTCCAATCATATAAACTCTTCAAAAATAAGATCTTCAACTTCATTAGGTTCATCTCTTTCCTTCAAAGCAATAATCATTTCTCTCTCCAGAGACAACACATTAAAGGCAAAGGAACAACTTTCCAAATCTTCCCATTTCTTTCCAAAACATCCCATCCAACATGATAACATTTCCAAAATAGAATAAGGCATCACCcaaaaaaacaccaaacaaaCAGAAAACCAAAGACCACAGCTTTCGAGCCACCGcacaatgaagaaaaaatgaaCAACACTCTCCCCTGGGTTCTTGCACATGAAGTACAAATCAAATCGTTTATAGTGTAGAGTTAGTGAAGTTTAGGAGAGTTTTTCTCATCATTTGGCCCTCGTGGTGGGAGATGGTACTCGAATTTTTTGGTATGATAGGTGGGTTGGGTAAACTCCTCTTAAGATTCTTTATCCTGATTTATTTGAGTGTTCAGGTTATAAGGAAGCTTGTATCTTTGATGTTTTGGGTCACCATGCGGGGGGGAATGAtagaatttggaatttgatcTTTTCTAGGAATTTTCACGATTGGGAATTAGAGGCagttttctcttttcttgattttatttgCTCTCAGGATCCAAGTGGTGTGGGGAGTGACAGATTACGTTGGTGCCTTAAGGGAAGTGGTACTTTTGATACTCGGTCTTTCTACCAAGAGATTGGGGGTGCTCTTTATTCCATTTTTCCACGGAAGTGTGTATGGAAAGTAAAGGTTCCTAAAAGGTTTGTCTTCTTTGTGTACAACAGCTTTATGTCAGATTCTTACACTGGATAACCTCATGGGAAGGGGTCTGCCATTGGTGAATCAGTGTTGTATGTGTTGCCATAATGGGGAATCAGTGGATCACCTCCTTCTTCATTGTGATATAGCAAATGCTCTATGGATTAATATGATCTAGTTATTTGGGAACGGGTCATGAAAGACTCTATTGCTGGTTTATTATTTTGCAGGAGAAATTGGCTTGGCAAGTATAGATcagatatttggaatttggttccgggttgtttgatgtggattgttTGGACAGAGCGGAATCGTAGCTTGTTTGAGGACATCGAAAAATCATTAGACCATCTAAAAGATTTGTGCCATCgaactctttttgattggtcttggTGTAGGGGTTTCTCGGATTGTTCATCCAGCATAAAGTTCCTTGTCTCTCTTAGAATAGCAGCTTGATCtttgtcctttttctttctttgttcttttgtgttcatcatcatgaactcattgttttcctttatatttttttatcaatataacTACACtgattacctataaaaaaaaaagtaccaatcAAGTCAACCCTCATTTCCTTAGATTATCCATAGTCAATGTCTTTTCTAAAATCACACAATgggatataaaaataaataaataagccaTCCTTGGTGGTACACAAACTTTCCCCATGCCCTTACAAGGATAAGAATTCCGTCCTCCACTCAAGAATTACAACAATTGAATCAatgatcccccccccccccccacccccaccccaaaaagaaaattcctttttttgtACTATAAATAATCCGTCACCTTGGCTTTACTGTCCCTGGCAACTAGGAAGAGGCTAGAATATCTCTCCTCAAGAGTTGTCTCACCATTTCATAGGTCATGCAGCCAAAAACGAATTATGGAGCCATCACCAACGCACATCATCTTCTCCTAATATATTTCTACAATCCTACACCATAAGGCCCCTTTTTGGTGCCACACACCTTAGGTGATACAAGGGCTTGGCACCTTAACGTTGCCTTTCACCTTTGACTACACTAATAATACCCACTTCtgcatttaaaaagaaaaagaaaaagaaaaaaacaccaaTTTGATGCCTCTATCGTCACTTATTCTACAGCAATGGAAGCTTTGTTTAAGCTACTTTACCATGTAAAAATTTGCCATTTTAACCTTCAGAACATGCAAATTCGAATATtagcaaacaaaaaatatttccatatcTAAGCCAATCAAAACCCATTTAAATCTTATTGATACCTAGATGTTAGGTATCATCCAAGGAAAGCTAAGGCACCCTATGACTATGCCTATAGATAAATATTCGTATTGAACAAACTTCATAACATGAAGTAACTATCCTTACATCCTAATTatactcatttaaaaaaaggtTAACTAACCacctaaacaaaaacaaaattagggtttcCAATCGAATCCACAATTCCTTCTAATTTCAAACATTCCAAACCTGATCCAACAGTAACAGTATGACACAAAGACACAATTCAAACAcccagaatttaaaaaaaaaaaaaaaaaaaaaaaaaaaaaaaactttcccaTTATTTCTCATAGAACAAAGTAAAAGAAAGCAAACAGATAGGATATGAGTCTAAAAAGGTAAAACTTTTCCAAATTTGAGAGTCAACTCAACTAAGCACACTAGTGGTGGTAATTTGCTCAGTTTCAACTCTTTTAagtacagatttttttttgctatacaATGTTCTCCATaccaaaaaaactgaaaataaggAGCAAAATTGaatcatttcatttcatttttctcagcaaccaaacagagcatAAATTGAAGTTAGGGTTGGTTAGGCAAGGAATCAGTGACAATGCGTAATTATCAAAATCGAAACGAGCAAAGGAATAGTGTAGAATGTAGATCGGAGCTCACCTCGGTAACGATGTTGGGTCTCATTTTCCGCGAAATTGTTTTCTCAGACTTTGTTTGAAATCTATTTGGTGCTTTGTGTATTGTGTACCAGCAAAGTTAGGGTGAGTTACTTCAGCTTTTCGTAACAATAGTGCGTAATGAGAAAGTGAATTTTTAAAAAGGTGTGTATtcggtaaaaactgttaaaaaatatatatgtttttttttagttgagtgtttggctaaCATTTATAAAAGTGGCAATTTaaggataaattaccaaaaaggataatgtatatataagagcatctccagcaagTTAGATAAATTTTTGTGCTGTTTGGACAATCAACAGTGACATTTATCTTTTGTCTAtccacttttttaatttttattttgtaatcaaatttattcttttttaatatttatttattctttttctatttattctcaacaattatatttttcaacaaaaagtgttacatttacaatattttttacaatactttcacaagaatcataacaaaatcttatatgaaaagttgttactagttctaatttgaacccattactgaaattatatttttactcatcaatattagctaattacttaaaatttattgtgaaaatattgtggtaatatttttaaattatgatttctaattctttgcattttttttttcctccatacgtttccttttccttcttttttttttctcttgtattttgtccaccacacacatatacattatTTTGTCcacatcctctcctttttctttttctttacttccaCAGCTCCACTTTCCAGAAGCTCCTCATTCTTTCATTCtctcctcttttatttttcttttacttccACTTGATGATTCCAGAAGCTCTCCGGctctctcaatttcttctctttttttttttcccacttgaTTCCAGAGGCTCTCCAGCTCTCTCAATTACTTGAAtcaaccaaaaaatagagaaatcaaAACAACCCATACCCATGAGAAAACTCGTGGAATTGAGAGAGCCGGTGAGCTTGAGAAAACTCGTGGTAAGTCTCTCTACTCTGTCTTTCTTCGTCTTccacttcttcttcctcttcttcttctttctttctgtctttCTGCGTGTTTATGGTTGTTTGGCCGTGGGTTTGTGCTATTTGATTTTTGTAGTTTTGGAttgtggtttgtgttttgggtaatgatttttttgtgtgttctttgggttgatttctcatgGGTATGGGTTGGTTATGATTTATCtgttctttgggttgatttctcaCGGAGAGGGCAAAGCAGAGAGAAGAGATGGGAGGCGTGAGGTTAGGCGTTGAGAGAACTGATTAATTTCATGGGTATTTCCGTAATTCCATCATCAGCAACGATAACCCATCAAATGCGCAGTGcgcgttttcatttatggaccctCAGAGGTTCATAAATTTTCCGCGTTTAGTCCGTGTTTTTGGGCTTAACCAAATGCAATTTTAGGCCtggtttttttcaaaaagccctTTTTGGGCTAAAAACGTGGAAACAAACGGGCACTTAGTTACCTATGAGATACAACAAATGCTCTCGAATTATCCAATTTCCAAAGTAGAAAACCGGGTTCGGACCAGAAAGTTCGGGTGGGCAAAACTCCATTTggttgatttttcaatttttttttaaatggaatttagtttatttttaaaacccgattaatgtgtgccctaaagGCACATATTAATCAtctattttgtgaaaattttgtcaaaacaataaattactttttcgttttttcataaaaaaatttcttaaaatggaCTATTTCCTATTTTtaaattagaagaaaagaaaagaaaaaaagacacaaTACACTATTTTTTTGGCCCCTAAATTTTTACTTATGAACAATTTTAGtctatgaaatttaaaataattattttcaatccctaacaaacttaaaataattgttttttaagcattaaaaatatataaagtaaacGATTTTAGTcccaatttaatttaaaattgtcACTTTTAATATTTATGGAGTGATCATTTATCAGTTCTTAGTTTGACCATGATATCTAACACTCTGTTTGGGTGGGATGAAAGAGATGGAAAAGAatagaatgaaaatgaaaaagaattattttggaatattcattttattctcttctATAAGAGTTTAAGTAGAGGGATAGATCGAGGTTTCTCGATTGATTAACACTTTCTAATGTTTCCAATGGAGACattcaaagtttaaattttctttttctcaattattaaataaaaaaaaaaagaaaaaagaaaaaaaaaaagaagagtacaAGAAATGAAATGGGTATTCTTTCGtttgtttcatatatatatatatatatatatattcattaaaaataaaacatgtaaatTGAAGTTTTCAAagaataaaatagctttttaggggtaaataaaataatggttaaGATTTAGTGCGAGAAtaacttaaaattataaataaataaaatatcccTTTTCTTTCCAAGGATCTTTAATAGTTCATTTATGGTTTTATGTTACATATTTTTCTGAATAgcgatattttatattttctcgCATTTCCATGATATCATCCCTCCATAGATTCCAAACTAAATCcatttactttttataaaatgaaGGAATATTGGTAatgttgtaataaaataattcatttccattcatttctccattctttcttttaaaagatCCAAACAAGATAGTTATACTTAATTTAATCCCATTCATTTCTATTCCACTATAATTTAttcatttcattcctttattaACTCCCAAACAACCTCAAGGAACCAAAAGTGGTCATTTTTAACTACTTTACCCAGAGGGCATTCAAATGAGAGTCAAATTTTGAAGGACCAACCAGATCTAGATTGGATAAAATCAGCTTCAACATTGCaaacaaatctaaaaatttGGTAAGATGTTTCAATgatcaagaaagaagaaagattttAAAGCGgttcgaaaaaaaaaagttataaaaagtcaaatataatcttataaataaaaaataaaagagtcaatataataaaaagaaccCGAATAGAACAAATTCCATCCTCTGAATTCTCGTATAGGCATAATTTACAGGTCCAACATTGCAATCAATTTTTGGAAGGGGTTGTACTacttgaacaaaacaaaacaaagcaagaaatcaaaagcaacaacaacaccaacaacaaAGAGTTGAAAATATGCTCgatgaatttgaatatatcaTTTATATCATCTTGTAGCCTGATATTCACTTTCATTGCAGGCCAGGTACTGATACCTTCTGGCCGTGGCAATCCTCTTGGCAGGAAAGGTTCTTTAATCACCCGCCAAGAAAACTGCAATCAAAATTTTGCCTTTATCAAATTATTGAAGCACAGAGACatcaaatgaaataaaaaatatatatatacacacacacacac
The sequence above is drawn from the Quercus robur chromosome 7, dhQueRobu3.1, whole genome shotgun sequence genome and encodes:
- the LOC126692795 gene encoding rhomboid-like protein 15 isoform X2; translated protein: MRPNIVTEAGLQTRLGQWWDGIPLLTSAVVVVCGIIYLVCLLVGYDSFFEICFLPSAILSHFQVYRIYTSIFFHGSLLHVLFNMLALVPLGSELERIMGSVRLLYMIILLATTNAIFHLLIALLVGHNPFHPFLYLMNECAIGFSGILFSMIVIETSLSGESRRSVFGLFHVPAQWYPWILLILFQLLASNVSLLGHLCGILSGFAYTYGIFNFLIPGASFYSAIEASSWLSSCVRRPKFILCTGGNSTGYIPTYTTQNTASSGLFSGNTWRNLSSWMPQRESSAQSAEDGHRFPGTGRALGSNQSQMVSVDNSDSNLQARLLDNGNLDRPSDLAATGARRQSDGRRQAADNTSVGVPPSHQGSVATDVEIQKLVAMGFEKTQVEVALAAADGDLNVAVEILMSQQG
- the LOC126692795 gene encoding rhomboid-like protein 15 isoform X1; this translates as MRPNIVTEAGLQTRLGQWWDGIPLLTSAVVVVCGIIYLVCLLVGYDSFFEICFLPSAILSHFQVYRIYTSIFFHGSLLHVLFNMLALVPLGSELERIMGSVRLLYMIILLATTNAIFHLLIALLVGHNPFHPFLYLMNECAIGFSGILFSMIVIETSLSGESRRSVFGLFHVPAQWYPWILLILFQLLASNVSLLGHLCGILSGFAYTYGIFNFLIPGASFYSAIEASSWLSSCVRRPKFILCTGGNSTGYIPTYTTQNTASSGLFSGNTWRNLSSWMPQRESSAQSAEDGHRFPGTGRALGSNQSQMVSVDNSDSNLQARLLDNGNLDRPSDLAATGARRQSDGRRQAADNTSVGVPPSHQGSVATDVEIQKLVAMGFEKTQVEVALAAADGDLNVAVEILMSQQVC